The DNA sequence TGGGACGAAACGGGAAGAACATCTGTTGAATGTCGCCGCACGCAACATGTCTGCGGTTCCCGACCATGCCAATCACTTTCTGGACTGGTTACGCACTCGCGTGGATTACAGCGACCTGCCCGATCCGCAACTGCGTGAGACTTATGTTCCCCGTCGGATCTATGGCGATTATCTGCGAAGTATCCTCGCGAATTACATGCAGCCAATTGACTCACATCATCCGGCGGAAATCCGCGTCGTCGAAAATGAAGCCGTCGACATTGAATACAATTTTGACGGGAGTGCTGAGATCACGCTCTGCGATGGTTCTACGCTGGAAGCTGATCGCGTGCTACTGGCAACAGGAAATCAGCCTCCCACTTCACTGGCCGGGGAAGATTTTACGCATCCCGCCTATTGCGCAGACCCCTGGGGGAACTGGATGGAAAAGATTCCGGCTCCCGATCAGGACATCATTGTGCTCGGCACCGGATTGTCGATGATCGACGTCTTTCTCACGCTCAGTGAACTGGGTTGGGAAGGTAATATGATCGCAGTGTCGCATAACGGAATGATTCCACAAGCCCATTTCCGGGGCATTGAATATCCTGACTTCCTGCCAGAGGAGCCGGAGAGCCTGGGCCTCGAAAACCTGGTCCAGTTACTGGAAAAACATTGTCGACAGCTGCAGCGGATAGGTGAGAACCCAGGCATCGTCGTCGATCGACTGCGGCCCCACACGCAGCGAATCTGGCAGCAGTTTGACCTCGAAGAAAAACAGGAATTTCTCAAATGCTATGCCGCCCGCTGGAATGTGATCAGACATCGGATTGCGCAGCCGATTCATCAACGGGTGACGGAAGCGATAACCGAAGGACGCCTCAAAGTGGTACGGGGCAGAATCACGGGAGTCACAGCTCAGAATGATCACGTCGTTGTGGATGTTCAGAATAAAACCGGTTCAACCCAGACGCTTGAGGGGGGACTGGTCATTAATTGCACCGGACCCAATTGTGGATTTTCCGGCACCAGTGTGCCACTGTTCCAGAATCTGCTCAAACGGGGACTTATCCGGCCAGACGAACTGGATATGGGCATCGATGTCGGTGCCGATTTCGCAGTGATTGATGCGGAAGGAAATCCCTCTGAGTTCCTGTTCGCCGTTGGACCGTTGATGAAGGGGACTCTCTGGGAGACCACAGCAGTTCCGGAACTGCGTGGTCAGGCGATGCGTGTCGCGCAGTTGCTGCTGGATGATGTCGCTCTGGTCACACCGGGACACGATTACCGGATGTCCGTCGAAGAGGAACACGTCATCGAATATTACATTTGAGACGTTGGCGTCAGCCGTGCATCACAATCTTCAATCTTACTCAACCATCGGCTTCACTGCGGTCACAATCGGATAGATTCCCATCGGTTCGGTTACCTGGTCGATGACGCGAAATCCGACTGTTTCCAACATCCTTCGTACATCATCGCCGGAGCGTCTGATATGCTGTAGATTGAAGATTCGTTTGAGAGAGGGAGCACCATGCCAGGGATCGAGAATCCCATGCGTGACCAGATTTCCTCCCCGGACCATGATTGTATGCAAGGCGGCCAACAGTTCGTGTAACTGCTGGTCATTCAAGTATTCGATGAGACCAATCAGTTTAACGATATTCGGTTTGACATCGGGTAATACCGTCTGAATCTCTCGCGCGTCTCCCTGCAGGAAGCTGATACAGTCTGATATTCCGAGTTGTTCTGCCAGTTGTTGTCCGTATTCGAAGGCATCGTCGTCCAGGTCGATCAGGTGAGCGTGGACTTCGTCTGCACTTAACTGCAATCGGGAAATCGCGGTCTGCACATGACGCCCCGGGCCAGCACCGACGCCCATGAGAACGACGGGCCCGTCCGACTGACGAGCCTGGATCAGGTCGATCAGGATTTGGGTTACCGTCTGCAATCGATTCCGCGAAGCTCTGGAAATGGGGTTATCCAGGATCGCCTGTCGATCCAGCAGGTCGACCGGTGCATCTTTACGGTACAGGATTTCCATAGCCCTCCAGCCACCAGGGCGGCGAAAGGTCTCTTCGAGCAACTCGCTCTGACTCGACTGTAGTAATCTTTTGAGCCAACTGGCGGGGATCAGATAATTTTTGTAAGGATTGATCAGCCAGTTCCCGATTCGCTGTCCCCGGGTCATTGTTTCCAGCGGCTGCTGAAGATCTTGGGGAAGCCAGATCGCAGCAGAATCTGTGTCTGACTCAGGTGCTGCCGTTGTAGGTGCCATACCATTCTGCCTTAGTGGTTAGACATTTAA is a window from the Gimesia benthica genome containing:
- a CDS encoding FAD/NAD(P)-binding protein, with the protein product MKTVAIIGGGFSGTMAAVNLARLSDGPLCIQLINDRYPLGRGVAYGTKREEHLLNVAARNMSAVPDHANHFLDWLRTRVDYSDLPDPQLRETYVPRRIYGDYLRSILANYMQPIDSHHPAEIRVVENEAVDIEYNFDGSAEITLCDGSTLEADRVLLATGNQPPTSLAGEDFTHPAYCADPWGNWMEKIPAPDQDIIVLGTGLSMIDVFLTLSELGWEGNMIAVSHNGMIPQAHFRGIEYPDFLPEEPESLGLENLVQLLEKHCRQLQRIGENPGIVVDRLRPHTQRIWQQFDLEEKQEFLKCYAARWNVIRHRIAQPIHQRVTEAITEGRLKVVRGRITGVTAQNDHVVVDVQNKTGSTQTLEGGLVINCTGPNCGFSGTSVPLFQNLLKRGLIRPDELDMGIDVGADFAVIDAEGNPSEFLFAVGPLMKGTLWETTAVPELRGQAMRVAQLLLDDVALVTPGHDYRMSVEEEHVIEYYI
- a CDS encoding class I SAM-dependent methyltransferase family protein gives rise to the protein MAPTTAAPESDTDSAAIWLPQDLQQPLETMTRGQRIGNWLINPYKNYLIPASWLKRLLQSSQSELLEETFRRPGGWRAMEILYRKDAPVDLLDRQAILDNPISRASRNRLQTVTQILIDLIQARQSDGPVVLMGVGAGPGRHVQTAISRLQLSADEVHAHLIDLDDDAFEYGQQLAEQLGISDCISFLQGDAREIQTVLPDVKPNIVKLIGLIEYLNDQQLHELLAALHTIMVRGGNLVTHGILDPWHGAPSLKRIFNLQHIRRSGDDVRRMLETVGFRVIDQVTEPMGIYPIVTAVKPMVE